One Chitinophaga parva DNA segment encodes these proteins:
- a CDS encoding helix-turn-helix domain-containing protein, giving the protein MAGIETLEEFYQHKFSWLPDNLQQDIGHFNVFRIVPKGTANCPAPPKYSRRSFYKISLFRGHSIFHYADKSVEINGSALLFFTPHVPYTIEALSEDNSGYFCIFREAFFTEKIKGSLHELPMFAPNGKAAYILNPAQDAQTGEIFEKMLAEIGSDYAMKYDLLRNYVMEIVHAANKLQPTETLYQHANAHARITSVFTELLERQFPIESPGQRIALRSAKDYADQLAVHVNHLNRAIRDTTGKTTTTHIAERLAAEAKALLRHTNWNISEISYSLGFEEPAHFNHFFKKQTATTPSAFRVA; this is encoded by the coding sequence ATGGCAGGTATAGAAACACTCGAGGAGTTTTATCAACATAAATTCAGCTGGCTGCCCGACAACCTCCAGCAGGACATCGGGCATTTCAATGTATTCCGGATCGTACCCAAGGGCACTGCAAACTGCCCCGCCCCGCCCAAATACAGCCGGCGCTCATTTTACAAGATCAGTTTATTCAGGGGGCATAGCATTTTCCATTATGCGGATAAAAGTGTGGAGATCAATGGCAGTGCGCTGTTGTTCTTTACCCCGCACGTGCCTTATACTATAGAAGCCTTGTCGGAAGACAACAGCGGGTACTTCTGCATTTTCCGGGAAGCCTTCTTCACGGAAAAAATAAAGGGCAGCCTGCATGAGCTGCCCATGTTTGCGCCGAACGGGAAAGCGGCGTATATACTGAACCCTGCGCAGGATGCACAAACGGGCGAAATATTTGAAAAGATGCTGGCAGAAATAGGGTCTGACTATGCCATGAAGTACGACCTGCTGCGCAACTACGTGATGGAGATCGTGCACGCAGCCAATAAGCTGCAGCCTACTGAAACCCTGTACCAGCACGCCAATGCGCATGCCCGCATCACTTCCGTATTCACCGAACTGCTGGAAAGACAGTTCCCCATCGAATCGCCGGGACAACGCATTGCCCTGCGCTCCGCGAAGGATTATGCAGACCAGTTGGCGGTGCACGTGAATCACCTGAACCGCGCCATCCGCGATACCACGGGGAAAACCACTACCACCCACATTGCGGAAAGGCTGGCCGCGGAAGCCAAGGCGCTGCTCCGGCACACCAACTGGAACATCTCCGAGATCAGCTACAGCCTTGGCTTTGAGGAGCCCGCGCACTTCAACCACTTCTTCAAAAAGCAAACCGCCACTACCCCATCTGCCTTCCGCGTAGCCTGA
- a CDS encoding SusC/RagA family TonB-linked outer membrane protein yields MLRTLLSVMLVFCCGIVLAQDRYIIHGQVRAAENGEPLPGASVTVNKSPHGVFTDENGRFSIPVASLTGTVSVSYVGREAAEVPLKGDTSITINLKASNKQLDEVVAVAYATVKKSAFPGSVSSIQADKIENRQTSNITNALQGLVAGVQTESASGQPGNASDIRIRGVGSVNASSAPLFVLDGAPYYGDINAINPADVQSITVLKDATAANLYGASAANGVIVITTKQGKKSDNVAVTATVNQGWSSRAVKDYAQLNTQQYFELTWEAIRNNQMDNGLSADAAAVKASELLTSNQYLNINPYGPGFPQPVGTDGKLVPGAKLLWNDNWENAMHQNAGYTQAQLSLSGGNDKGNYYISGGYLDNQGLYLKSGFKRYSIRSNVNLQARKWLRVGLDFNASSTTQDAPPSTDSQTGNVVNFGRSIPGFYPIYQRNADGTFILDDKGQQQFDFGTYRPSAALANENLVGSIPLDRYRLTRENASARTFAEATLYKDLKFKTSYNVDYISSNGLTYYNSQYGDYASIGGLVDKSSSRTVSYTWNNILTYDHDFTGGHHLNLLAGHEYYSFNYTNLSGERQNFSYPGFYEPVAASVLNSFTGQSDVYNKLSFFGQGQYSFRNKYYFTASLRSDASSRFSPQERWGTFYSVGASWHMADEPWLSNVTWINALTPKVSYGASGNDNLTDNGSPNYYAYQALYAITPNQSAGGATTLRLATPNLKWESNISTNVAVDFAFFKNRLSGTIGFYNRQSKDLLFPKPLTPSTGFSTIYANIGSLRNRGWEFEFNVIPVSTKDFRWNLAVNGTFNKNKITSLPQNEIISGTKKLMVGKSIYEFYIRQWAGVDPKNGDPLWYTTDAATGAKTTTNLYKNAGLYYSGSSLPDVYGGITNTFDYKGFELSFMVSYSLGGKVLDGDYLALMNNGNSFGHSWSTEILDRWTPEHTNTDVPRLSTITQGAWNQTSTRFLYSASYARLKYATLAYNLPKAWMQRANLTNLKVYVTGENLLTFYGHKGMDPEQSIDGTTFYQYPTLRTLSVGLQLGF; encoded by the coding sequence ATGCTAAGAACGCTACTGAGTGTCATGCTTGTATTTTGCTGCGGCATTGTGCTGGCGCAAGATCGTTACATCATTCACGGCCAGGTGCGCGCCGCGGAAAACGGGGAGCCGCTGCCCGGTGCATCCGTTACAGTGAATAAATCGCCCCACGGTGTATTCACCGATGAGAACGGCCGCTTTTCCATACCGGTAGCCAGTCTTACCGGCACCGTGTCCGTGAGCTACGTGGGCCGAGAAGCTGCGGAGGTCCCGCTGAAAGGCGATACTTCCATCACCATTAACCTGAAAGCTTCCAACAAACAACTGGATGAAGTGGTGGCCGTAGCTTATGCCACGGTAAAGAAATCCGCATTCCCCGGCTCTGTATCCAGCATACAGGCGGACAAGATCGAGAACCGGCAAACCTCCAACATCACTAATGCCCTGCAAGGCCTGGTGGCAGGGGTGCAAACGGAATCGGCCAGCGGCCAGCCGGGCAATGCATCCGATATCCGCATCCGCGGCGTGGGCTCTGTGAATGCATCCAGTGCCCCCCTGTTTGTACTGGACGGGGCACCTTACTATGGTGATATCAATGCTATCAACCCCGCCGATGTACAATCCATCACGGTGCTGAAAGACGCTACCGCGGCTAACCTGTATGGCGCCAGCGCGGCCAATGGCGTGATCGTGATCACCACCAAACAAGGTAAGAAAAGCGACAACGTAGCGGTGACCGCCACCGTGAACCAGGGCTGGAGCAGCCGCGCCGTAAAGGACTACGCCCAGCTCAATACCCAGCAATATTTTGAACTGACATGGGAAGCGATACGCAATAACCAGATGGATAACGGCCTCTCTGCGGATGCTGCCGCCGTGAAGGCCAGCGAATTGCTCACCAGCAACCAATACCTGAACATCAATCCCTATGGCCCCGGTTTTCCCCAGCCGGTAGGTACAGACGGGAAGCTGGTACCGGGCGCAAAGCTGCTCTGGAACGATAACTGGGAGAATGCCATGCATCAAAATGCGGGCTATACCCAGGCCCAGCTGAGCCTCAGCGGCGGAAACGATAAAGGCAATTACTACATCAGCGGCGGCTACCTGGATAACCAGGGGCTGTACCTGAAGTCCGGCTTTAAACGCTACAGCATCCGCAGTAATGTGAACCTGCAGGCACGCAAGTGGCTGCGCGTAGGGCTGGATTTCAATGCCTCGAGCACCACGCAGGATGCACCACCGTCCACGGATTCCCAGACCGGCAACGTGGTGAACTTTGGACGCAGTATCCCTGGTTTTTATCCCATTTACCAGCGCAATGCTGATGGCACTTTCATCCTCGATGACAAGGGACAGCAGCAGTTCGACTTTGGTACCTACCGCCCGTCCGCAGCCTTGGCCAATGAGAACCTGGTGGGCAGCATTCCGTTGGACAGATATCGCCTCACGCGTGAGAACGCCTCTGCCCGCACCTTTGCGGAAGCCACGCTGTACAAAGATTTGAAGTTCAAGACCAGCTACAATGTAGATTACATCAGCAGCAATGGGCTTACGTATTACAACTCGCAATATGGAGACTACGCGTCTATAGGCGGCCTGGTGGACAAGAGCAGCAGCCGTACCGTGTCTTACACGTGGAACAATATCCTTACGTATGACCATGACTTCACCGGCGGCCATCACTTGAACCTGCTGGCAGGGCATGAGTATTACAGCTTCAATTACACCAATCTTTCCGGTGAGCGCCAGAACTTTTCTTACCCCGGCTTTTACGAACCGGTGGCGGCTTCTGTGCTCAACAGCTTTACCGGCCAGAGCGATGTGTACAATAAACTGAGCTTCTTTGGCCAGGGACAATACTCTTTCCGCAACAAGTATTATTTCACGGCTTCCCTGCGAAGTGACGCTTCTTCCCGCTTTTCGCCACAGGAGCGCTGGGGTACTTTCTATTCTGTAGGTGCATCCTGGCACATGGCGGATGAGCCCTGGCTGAGCAATGTGACCTGGATCAATGCACTGACGCCTAAAGTGAGCTATGGTGCCTCCGGCAATGATAACCTGACGGATAATGGTTCCCCGAACTACTATGCATACCAGGCATTGTACGCCATTACGCCCAATCAAAGCGCGGGCGGCGCTACCACGCTGCGTTTGGCCACGCCTAATTTGAAATGGGAAAGCAATATCAGCACCAACGTGGCGGTGGACTTTGCCTTCTTCAAGAACCGGCTGAGTGGTACCATCGGGTTCTATAACCGCCAGAGTAAAGACCTGCTGTTTCCCAAGCCGCTTACGCCTTCTACGGGTTTTTCCACCATCTATGCAAACATTGGCAGCCTGCGCAACCGGGGCTGGGAGTTTGAGTTCAATGTGATCCCCGTGAGCACAAAGGACTTCCGCTGGAACCTGGCGGTGAACGGTACTTTCAATAAGAACAAGATCACGTCCCTGCCGCAAAATGAAATCATTTCCGGCACCAAGAAGCTGATGGTAGGTAAGTCCATTTATGAATTTTACATCCGCCAGTGGGCCGGTGTGGACCCGAAGAACGGGGACCCGCTCTGGTACACTACGGATGCTGCTACCGGCGCTAAAACAACGACCAACCTTTATAAAAATGCAGGCCTGTATTACTCCGGCTCTTCCCTGCCGGATGTATACGGCGGCATTACCAACACCTTTGACTACAAAGGCTTTGAGCTTAGCTTCATGGTGTCTTACAGCCTGGGTGGCAAGGTGCTGGACGGGGATTACCTGGCCCTCATGAACAACGGCAATTCCTTTGGCCACAGCTGGAGCACCGAGATCCTGGACCGCTGGACACCGGAACATACCAACACGGATGTGCCCCGCCTCAGCACCATTACCCAGGGCGCATGGAACCAAACCTCCACCCGCTTCCTGTACAGCGCCAGTTATGCCCGCCTGAAATACGCCACCCTGGCGTATAACCTGCCCAAGGCATGGATGCAGCGCGCCAATCTTACGAACCTGAAAGTGTATGTGACCGGTGAGAACCTGCTCACGTTCTATGGCCACAAAGGCATGGATCCTGAGCAGTCCATTGACGGTACCACCTTCTATCAATACCCAACCCTGCGCACCTTGTCCGTGGGCCTGCAGTTAGGTTTTTAA
- a CDS encoding RagB/SusD family nutrient uptake outer membrane protein translates to MKKIATSLYIAAAMLLLPACSKQLNTAPSDAVTGDQLYGTVNALGTIYEGTWAAMMDSYWGDIFGNPGFRTIGLVSDAMGDDAALIPNKYGYRDAYPFTEINDKTRSRVAAIWATVYKVVNNMNIILAHADAAQGDAASRNVLKGQAMALRADMYLTLASFYQFSYLKDSTAKAVPIYTQPASDTTQGRPRATLKEIYAQVFADLTQAETLLQGYSRPSKYKIDVNVVNGLLARAYLNTGRWAQAAAAAVKARDGYSFMSASDYAKGFNDINNSEWIWGEPETTVQRTGSDAFHFLDVTNDGSYYYSFMADPFFMQLFDDGDYRKALFSWDADAGREGYLQYRKFLFRGDLTADLVLMRSAEEYLIEAEGNARAGNTGAAVTALNTLKAARNAKAYDPAGKTPQDLIDAILVERRKELFGEGFALADIIRNQLSVVRKPYVDGQGHDILVTIVQDGVSKQVPARYHTVRNFPDKSAFVANSPYYIFSIPLVEEQNNPNLYK, encoded by the coding sequence ATGAAAAAAATTGCCACTTCTTTATACATCGCGGCGGCCATGCTGCTACTGCCAGCCTGCAGCAAGCAACTGAATACGGCGCCCTCTGATGCCGTGACCGGCGACCAGCTGTATGGCACGGTGAATGCACTGGGCACCATTTACGAAGGTACCTGGGCTGCTATGATGGACAGCTACTGGGGTGATATTTTCGGGAATCCCGGCTTCAGGACCATTGGCCTGGTGAGTGATGCCATGGGCGATGACGCAGCCCTCATTCCCAATAAATACGGCTACCGCGATGCCTATCCTTTCACCGAGATCAATGACAAGACCAGGAGCCGCGTGGCCGCCATCTGGGCCACCGTATACAAGGTGGTCAACAATATGAACATCATCCTGGCGCATGCAGATGCCGCACAAGGGGATGCCGCCAGCCGCAATGTGCTGAAAGGCCAGGCGATGGCGCTGCGGGCAGACATGTACCTTACGCTGGCTTCTTTCTACCAGTTCTCTTACCTGAAAGACTCCACTGCCAAGGCGGTGCCCATTTACACCCAGCCCGCCAGCGATACTACACAAGGCAGGCCCAGGGCCACTTTGAAGGAGATCTACGCCCAGGTGTTTGCCGATCTTACGCAGGCGGAAACCCTGCTGCAGGGCTACAGCCGCCCTTCCAAATACAAGATAGATGTGAACGTGGTGAATGGCCTGCTGGCCCGTGCCTACCTGAACACCGGCCGCTGGGCACAGGCAGCAGCAGCAGCCGTAAAAGCGCGTGATGGTTACTCGTTCATGTCTGCCTCCGACTATGCAAAAGGGTTTAACGACATCAATAATTCAGAATGGATCTGGGGTGAGCCGGAAACCACCGTGCAGCGTACCGGCAGTGATGCATTCCACTTCCTGGATGTAACCAACGATGGATCTTACTATTACAGCTTCATGGCAGATCCGTTCTTTATGCAGCTCTTTGATGACGGGGATTACCGCAAGGCCCTGTTTTCCTGGGATGCAGATGCAGGCCGTGAAGGTTATTTGCAGTACAGGAAATTCCTTTTCCGCGGTGACCTTACCGCAGACCTGGTGCTCATGCGCTCCGCAGAGGAATACCTGATCGAAGCAGAAGGCAATGCCCGCGCAGGCAATACCGGGGCGGCCGTTACCGCTCTCAATACCCTGAAGGCCGCCCGCAATGCCAAAGCCTACGATCCCGCCGGTAAAACCCCGCAGGACCTCATTGACGCCATCCTGGTTGAACGCCGCAAGGAGCTGTTTGGAGAAGGCTTTGCACTGGCAGATATTATCCGCAACCAGCTTTCCGTAGTGCGCAAACCTTATGTGGATGGCCAGGGCCATGATATCCTGGTGACCATTGTACAGGACGGCGTGTCCAAGCAGGTACCCGCCCGCTACCATACGGTGCGCAACTTCCCGGACAAGTCTGCCTTCGTGGCCAACAGCCCGTACTATATTTTCTCCATCCCATTGGTAGAAGAACAGAACAATCCCAACCTCTACAAGTAG
- a CDS encoding helix-turn-helix transcriptional regulator has translation MEETFSHSFEQGTRTGTIWQCDDIRLGHSLTVMNTLCTLPGHADNDVVRMHFGMRGDYAFHYEQLGRSFDLVGSHHNIMYSNGFDIQVTNKTLEVETFGVQFPKALFLQFTQTASPALQRFAEKVMQGQNVLLSEHWGSIDSNIQQVIQQILHCKYNGELKKLFLLSKSIELLVLCAAACEAASYRQEHFLKTATDKEKIIAVRDLINQRLSDPPNLSEIAKTVGLNEYKLKRGFKETFNHTVFGYLTDQRLQLAHQYLRDTQKTAAEISFELGYTSPQHFNNAFKKKFGTTPAAVKQG, from the coding sequence ATGGAAGAAACCTTCTCCCACAGCTTTGAACAGGGCACCCGCACCGGTACCATCTGGCAGTGCGACGACATCCGCCTGGGCCACTCGCTGACGGTGATGAACACCCTTTGCACCCTGCCCGGCCACGCGGATAACGACGTGGTGCGCATGCACTTTGGGATGCGCGGAGATTATGCATTCCACTATGAACAGTTAGGCCGCAGTTTTGACCTGGTGGGCAGCCACCACAACATCATGTATTCAAACGGGTTTGATATCCAGGTGACCAATAAAACCCTGGAAGTGGAAACCTTTGGCGTGCAATTTCCCAAAGCGCTTTTCCTGCAGTTTACCCAAACAGCCAGCCCGGCGTTGCAACGCTTTGCGGAAAAAGTGATGCAGGGGCAAAACGTATTGCTCAGTGAGCATTGGGGCAGCATAGACAGTAATATCCAGCAGGTGATCCAGCAGATCCTGCATTGCAAATACAATGGGGAATTGAAGAAACTATTCCTGTTATCCAAGAGCATCGAGTTATTGGTATTGTGTGCAGCTGCCTGCGAAGCGGCCAGCTACCGCCAGGAGCACTTCCTGAAAACGGCTACAGACAAGGAGAAGATCATTGCCGTGCGGGACCTCATCAACCAGCGCCTCAGTGATCCGCCAAACTTGTCGGAGATTGCCAAAACGGTGGGGCTGAATGAATACAAACTGAAACGTGGCTTTAAGGAAACCTTTAACCATACCGTGTTTGGCTACCTCACCGACCAGCGCCTGCAACTGGCGCACCAATACCTCCGCGATACACAGAAAACCGCCGCGGAGATATCCTTTGAACTGGGCTATACTTCGCCCCAGCACTTTAACAACGCTTTTAAAAAGAAATTCGGCACCACTCCGGCAGCCGTGAAGCAGGGCTGA
- a CDS encoding SRPBCC family protein: MALFVNNQIHFNAPVARVWDYLVNPAQTKKYMFGCEALSDWQPGSPLIWKGNFNGVELVAVKGNVVEIEPERKLVYTTFDPNNPSLEDLPENYLTVTYRLEPKDGGTDFYVQQGDFSTVANGDARYKDASNNGEGWMPLLIEIKKLVEAAN; the protein is encoded by the coding sequence ATGGCACTTTTTGTAAACAACCAGATCCACTTCAACGCGCCCGTGGCGCGGGTTTGGGATTACCTCGTGAATCCTGCACAGACCAAGAAATACATGTTTGGCTGTGAAGCCCTGTCCGACTGGCAGCCCGGCAGCCCCCTTATCTGGAAAGGCAATTTCAACGGGGTGGAGCTGGTAGCCGTAAAAGGGAATGTAGTGGAGATAGAGCCGGAAAGAAAGCTGGTGTACACCACGTTTGATCCCAACAACCCATCCCTGGAAGACCTGCCGGAAAACTACCTGACGGTTACGTACCGCCTGGAGCCCAAAGACGGCGGCACGGACTTTTATGTGCAGCAGGGCGATTTTTCTACGGTGGCCAACGGGGACGCCCGTTACAAGGATGCCAGCAACAATGGAGAGGGCTGGATGCCGCTGCTAATAGAGATCAAAAAACTGGTGGAAGCAGCAAACTGA
- a CDS encoding Crp/Fnr family transcriptional regulator, whose translation MFEPLDRFVARYITLTPEETELYHSLFTLKKVKKKQFLLREGEVCDFEAYILKGCIRAYYTDKEGKETVLLFAVEDWWVSDLSSFMDRKPSNLYIETLEDCELLVIDFISKGILFESIPKFEKLFRILVQRSLGVLQQRFYASVSQTAEERYINFTARYPQLLQRIPQHQIARYLGVSPEFLSKVRGAMAKRH comes from the coding sequence ATGTTTGAACCGCTGGATCGCTTTGTGGCGCGTTACATCACGCTCACCCCGGAGGAAACGGAGTTGTACCATTCCCTTTTTACGTTGAAAAAAGTGAAGAAAAAGCAATTCCTGCTGCGGGAAGGGGAGGTGTGCGATTTTGAGGCCTACATTCTGAAAGGCTGTATCCGCGCGTATTACACGGACAAGGAAGGGAAGGAAACGGTACTGCTTTTTGCCGTGGAAGACTGGTGGGTGAGTGACCTGAGCAGCTTCATGGACCGCAAGCCTTCCAACCTTTATATTGAAACCCTGGAAGACTGCGAGTTGCTGGTGATCGATTTTATCAGCAAGGGTATTTTGTTTGAGAGCATTCCCAAGTTTGAAAAGTTATTCCGTATCCTGGTACAACGTTCGCTCGGCGTGCTGCAACAACGGTTTTATGCATCCGTGTCGCAGACCGCCGAGGAGCGTTATATTAATTTTACAGCACGTTATCCCCAGCTGTTGCAGCGCATTCCACAACACCAGATTGCCCGTTACCTCGGCGTTTCGCCGGAGTTCCTGAGTAAGGTCAGGGGCGCCATGGCTAAGCGGCATTAA
- a CDS encoding alpha/beta hydrolase has protein sequence MMHKKQFLTGGAPLSATGKVLVMIHGRGGSAEDILSLAAHLHVKDYTLIAPQATGNSWYPYSFLAPTSQNEPYLGSALQMVGDIVKDLNAQGIPNENIYFLGFSQGACLTLEFTTRNATRWGGIAAFTGGLIGDKVNPATYAQGDFAGTPIFIGSSDPDMHVPVPRVQESTKLLQEKHANVYTKIYPHMGHTISQDELDVVNEVIFNAA, from the coding sequence ATGATGCATAAAAAACAGTTCTTGACCGGCGGCGCTCCCTTAAGCGCCACCGGCAAGGTCCTGGTGATGATCCACGGCAGGGGCGGCAGTGCAGAAGACATTCTCTCCCTGGCCGCACACCTTCACGTGAAGGACTATACGCTGATAGCACCCCAGGCCACCGGCAACAGCTGGTACCCCTACTCTTTCCTGGCGCCCACTTCGCAGAATGAACCTTATCTTGGCAGCGCCCTGCAAATGGTGGGTGACATTGTCAAGGACCTGAACGCACAAGGCATTCCAAACGAAAACATTTACTTCCTCGGCTTCTCCCAGGGCGCCTGCCTTACCCTGGAATTTACCACCCGCAACGCCACCCGCTGGGGCGGTATAGCAGCCTTCACCGGGGGCCTCATAGGTGACAAGGTAAACCCTGCCACCTATGCCCAGGGCGACTTTGCCGGCACGCCCATTTTCATAGGCAGCAGTGACCCGGACATGCACGTGCCCGTGCCCCGTGTACAGGAAAGCACCAAACTTTTACAGGAAAAACACGCGAACGTATATACGAAGATCTATCCCCACATGGGGCATACCATTTCACAGGATGAGCTGGATGTAGTGAATGAAGTGATATTTAATGCCGCTTAG
- a CDS encoding ring-cleaving dioxygenase: protein MNDNTILGLHHITAIAGNAVTNHNFYTQTLGLRMVKKTVNFDDPGTYHFYFGNEQGTPGTILTFFPWEGIPAGRPGAGMATEISYAVPEGSLPFWAARFKEKNVKAGEQAERMGEIILPFQDPDGLNLNLVVSKTGDNRQGWTTPEVDANAATKGFHAVTLTLNNVKPTAAILTDIFGYELLEQEGNRYRYITKAVDAAAIVDLVEIPGEPRGLNAGGTNHHVAFRVKNDNILMEFREKILRKGLHITPKINRDYFFSLYFREPGGVLFELATDNPGFTVDEPLNELGTHLKLPAQHEHLRAELERTLVKIQ, encoded by the coding sequence ATGAACGATAATACCATCTTAGGCCTCCACCACATCACTGCCATTGCGGGCAATGCCGTTACCAACCATAATTTTTACACGCAGACCCTGGGCCTGCGCATGGTGAAAAAGACGGTGAACTTTGACGATCCCGGTACTTACCACTTCTACTTTGGTAATGAACAGGGTACGCCTGGCACCATCCTCACTTTCTTCCCCTGGGAAGGCATTCCTGCCGGCCGCCCCGGTGCAGGTATGGCCACGGAGATCAGCTACGCGGTGCCCGAAGGCAGCCTGCCTTTCTGGGCCGCACGCTTCAAGGAAAAGAATGTAAAAGCCGGTGAACAGGCCGAGCGCATGGGTGAGATCATCCTGCCCTTCCAGGACCCGGACGGGCTGAACCTGAACCTCGTAGTATCCAAAACCGGCGATAACCGCCAGGGATGGACCACTCCGGAAGTGGACGCGAATGCCGCCACCAAAGGATTCCACGCGGTAACCCTTACGCTGAATAACGTGAAGCCCACCGCCGCTATCCTTACTGACATCTTTGGTTACGAACTGCTGGAACAGGAAGGCAACCGTTACCGCTACATCACCAAGGCGGTAGATGCTGCGGCCATCGTAGACCTGGTGGAAATTCCCGGCGAGCCCCGCGGCCTCAATGCCGGGGGCACCAACCACCACGTGGCTTTCCGCGTGAAGAACGACAACATCCTGATGGAGTTCCGTGAAAAGATCCTGCGTAAGGGCCTCCACATTACGCCTAAGATCAACCGTGATTACTTCTTCTCCCTGTACTTCCGCGAGCCCGGTGGCGTACTCTTTGAGCTGGCCACTGATAATCCCGGTTTCACCGTGGACGAGCCGCTGAACGAACTGGGCACCCACCTGAAACTGCCCGCACAACATGAACACCTGCGCGCAGAACTGGAACGTACCCTGGTGAAAATTCAATAA
- a CDS encoding pirin family protein, producing the protein MAHYTLHKAGQRAILDHGWLKSAQTFSFAGQYNPDRIRFGTLRVMNDDVVAGGRGFGEHPHDNMEIISIPLAGALEHKDNLGNEKRIEAGDIQIMSTGEGVFHSEYNGNADQDAAFLQIWVFPKTLNVKPRYQQFTPDPAGRAHRLQQLLSPDATDAGGQIQQDAWFHMGNFDQGETVSYTLRRKDNGLYVFVISGSFTVDGQLLETRDGLGISDINGEISIQANANAATILLMEIPMTL; encoded by the coding sequence ATGGCACACTATACTTTACACAAGGCCGGCCAGCGCGCCATCCTGGACCATGGCTGGCTCAAAAGCGCGCAGACCTTCAGCTTCGCCGGCCAGTACAACCCGGACCGCATCCGCTTTGGCACCCTGCGGGTAATGAATGATGATGTGGTAGCTGGTGGACGCGGTTTTGGCGAGCACCCGCACGATAATATGGAGATCATCAGCATCCCCCTGGCGGGCGCGCTGGAACATAAAGACAACCTGGGTAACGAAAAGCGTATTGAAGCGGGCGACATCCAGATCATGAGCACCGGTGAAGGCGTATTCCACAGTGAATACAATGGCAATGCCGACCAGGACGCCGCCTTCCTGCAGATCTGGGTATTTCCCAAAACATTGAACGTAAAACCACGCTACCAGCAGTTCACCCCCGACCCCGCCGGCCGTGCACACCGGTTGCAACAGCTCCTTTCCCCGGATGCAACAGACGCCGGCGGGCAGATACAACAGGATGCCTGGTTTCACATGGGCAACTTTGACCAGGGTGAAACCGTGTCTTACACGCTGCGCAGAAAAGACAATGGCTTGTATGTATTCGTGATCAGCGGCAGCTTCACGGTAGACGGGCAATTGCTGGAAACCCGCGATGGGCTGGGCATTTCAGACATCAATGGTGAGATCAGCATCCAGGCTAACGCCAACGCAGCTACGATCTTGCTGATGGAAATTCCCATGACGCTTTGA